Sequence from the Bacteroides sp. genome:
TCAGGGTCCCTTGCCGGTGCTTCCCCTTTTTATTTTTGATGATGCCATACTGGAGCCTTTGCCTAAAAACGACCATAGGGTGGAATTCATTTATCCTACCCTTGAGGGAATAAACGGGCAGTTGAGGAAAGTGGGAAGTGGTATCCTGGTGAGAAAGGGGAACCCCTTTGAGGTTTTTCAGCAGCTTATTCAGCAATTTGACATTGAGGCGGTTTATTCCAATGCCGACCACGAGCCTTACGGAATGAAACGCGACGAAAAGGTGAGGGCATTGCTGGCTTCAAACGGCATTGCCTTTGAGCAGGCCCTCGATCATTTGATTTTAAACAAGGACGAAGTGCTGAAAAGTGATGGCACTCCTTACCTGGTCTTTACCCCTTACAGCCGTCGCTGGAATGAAATGCTCGAGCCACGACACCTGGCAGAATTTCGTTCAGAAAACCTATTGGACAAATGTATAAAGGATTCTTTTCATGCAATGCCTTCACTGGCTGAACTGGGGTTTAAGCCCTCAGGTTTACCAATGCCGGATTTGAAAATTAAGGAAGAGGAGATCCGCCATTATGATAAGACACGTGATTTTCCGGCATTGAACGGTACTTCTCGCCTTGGACCAGCCTTGCGTTTCGGGCTTATCAGCATCAGGCACCTGGTACGTCAGGCAAGGGAGTGGAACGCCACTTTCCTGAATGAACTGATCTGGCGTGAATTCTATGCCATGATCCTGATGCATTTTCCCCGGGTAGTGTATGCTTCTT
This genomic interval carries:
- a CDS encoding deoxyribodipyrimidine photo-lyase produces the protein MRISIFWFRRDLRLHDNKALYKALQGPLPVLPLFIFDDAILEPLPKNDHRVEFIYPTLEGINGQLRKVGSGILVRKGNPFEVFQQLIQQFDIEAVYSNADHEPYGMKRDEKVRALLASNGIAFEQALDHLILNKDEVLKSDGTPYLVFTPYSRRWNEMLEPRHLAEFRSENLLDKCIKDSFHAMPSLAELGFKPSGLPMPDLKIKEEEIRHYDKTRDFPALNGTSRLGPALRFGLISIRHLVRQAREWNATFLNELIWREFYAMILMHFPRVVYASFRPEYDRIEWHNNEQEFERWKEGRTGFPMVDAGMRQLAATGYMHNRLRMITASFLTKHLLIDWRWGEAWFAEKLFDFELSSNNGGWQWSAGTGTDAAPYFRIFNPTEQQKKFDPEGIFVKEWIPELDSENYPEPIVDHKAARERCLAVYK